From the genome of Dermochelys coriacea isolate rDerCor1 chromosome 1, rDerCor1.pri.v4, whole genome shotgun sequence:
TGTAATAGGGGCTAGGAGTAGGGGATTAGGATGGAAGGAGACTCACCTGAGCTCACTTTCACCTCCAATCCACTCTGGCATCTTGAGTTTGGAGTCGAGATTGTAGTAGGTGCCTCCCACCTCCCGGACGCAGATCCAGTGCTGTCGTTTAAGGGGGAGCTTCAGGGGACCCCAGCAGAGGCTGGAGGGCAGATTCATGATGAAGCCCATCACATTAGAGAGGGCAATGACATTAACATccctggggaagcagagagagcagAGATGGTATTCAGTTATTTCTCCTACTTCCTCTGTTATAAACCCTAGCACGAGGGAGCCATTTCCCAAACTATAGCAATTAAAAGCTGGTTCTCAGTACCTGCGCTTGTCCCACCAAACTGCTTCATAGCCTTTGGTTTGAAGCGCTGCCATGATGACATTCACATCGTAGTTTCCGTTTCCCAGCATGCTCTTCTTGTGTGGTGTCACCATAGTGTTGGGAGACAGTCTGTGAACACAAAGTGAAAGTATACTGTTGCAGGAGTTCATTGTATTCATCTCCCAGGCTCACACATCCATATGCTAGTTAGAAGTGGCACTGGTGGTTGTACCTGTATCCCATGCAGTTTTATTACAAAGTTCAGCTGAAAGATGATGATTCAATGGGAAGGTTGTGCAATCCTATTATACATCCTCACTGTTCAAAATCCCAATTGGACAATTGGCAAAGACTGGCATCTTCAACCTGAACCATTCTGCTCTCTCTCTTACCCAGCAGGCAGAGAAATTGACAAGGTATTAGTTCAGCCCTGACTCAAAAGGAAAAGAATAATGTCATTTAGATGGGAAACCTCCCAAGAGTACCGGTATTGACTGGGTCTGACCCTACTAAACTCATAAGAATGGATGAGCTCACAGCACCCTGGAGTGGTTTGGCTGCCGGTATGTTTCCATGTTTGCCAAGGAAGAAGAACTCGTGTTTATAAAATCCAACACTGTAGCATCTGGGAACCTATTAAAACAAGCAGTATCATTACTGCATGGACCAGCTGTCAATGCTATTACAATAGCTCAACGGCTAAGCTTGCTGGTGGGAAATCTCTCTTCGCTGCCACTTAAACATTCACTCAGAAGCTTGCCTagacattattatttgtttgtattatgatagcacctCAACAGCAGCCACAatcaagatcagggtcccatcaTGCTGTGTACTGTGCAAAACATATAGGAAGACAGTCTCCCCACCAAAGAGCTTACTATCTCAATAGACAAGGCACGGGGCAAAGCATATATCATATACGCAGGTCAGTTAGAGTGATGGTTGGCAAATATCCAGttacattttgttgtttttgtattttttttaaaatatgctttgcaGTGAGAAGGCAGGAAGGAATGAGGGAACAGGGAAggaatggaggcagcgaaagggagaggggaggggtagCCGAGAAGGGCCCAATAGCCGGCAAATGCAGCTAGCTATAGGGGACCCATAAGGAAAAGGGGTGGAAAGGCGTTGAAGTAAGATGACCTCTGCTGACTTGGCTAAATTGAAGAAATTAGTTTGATGACATCACTAGCGTCCAAAGGTTGCTGCTTCCAGCCGGAAAAGTCACCTACATATTAGCTCCATCCCCAGGAGCTCCTGCTCTTCCTCCCACATGGCTGGGGGAGCAGAGATGCCTGCTTGGTTCTTACACTGTGCCCTGAAGGCTGTCAAACTTTGGTGGACAGCCAGATGGAACGACTTGTGCAGGCTAAGGCTGTCCACTAAAAATACCCTGATCCTAGAGCATTCCACCGTAAAGCCTTTGACACCAGGAGGGGATAGGCAGCTTTTCACATTGCCAGGTCCCAGACCATCAGCGCCTAAGTGGGCAGCATTTTGCACTAACATAAGCTTCTAGTCTTCAGAGGCAGCCACAGTAGAGTATGTTGGCGTAATCCAACCCAAAAGCGATGGGCCTATAAAAGGGAGGGAAGGCTTGAAACAAGTTGTTAATAGGAAAGGCAACTAATATCACTGGTGTGTTTCTGAGCAAGGGTCAAATTACTGCTTCTTTTAACAAGTTCAGAATATTACTGTGCCAAAAACAGAGGCAGTAATATTCACAAGTAATTATGGTCCCAAAACGTCAACTGGCTTTCACTGGTCACACAAAAGCTGCTTTTTGCAGATAGTTGGCCATAACTCTTTCAGCATATCCACTTCCAACACTTGACTCTACTTCAAGAATATTGCCTCTGCATATTTACACTCATATGACATGCAGGCTGGTCCTGCTGAGCATCATGATAATAGAAAtaatagcacctaggagccccaatcgcagaccaggacctcactgtgctagacgctgtacaaacaggagaaaaaaaaaaaccccacagacccttccccagagagcttacattCTAGTAAACAGTGCCCACTGGGCACAAAAAAGTCCAGAAGCACATTTATAAGAGAGCTGTAAGGCTACAACCAATTTTGTTCTTTCCAGAGGAGAATTCAGAGAAAAGGAAAGTGGGCAGGTTGTATAAATATGTGGAGGTAACACACAAACTGTTACTGGTGAGTAACATTTCCTCTTTGAGAACTGCCTCTACGTATTCCTACTTGTGTGTGCACTTAACTTGTACTGTAGAACCCACAGAAAGATAGATCAGCTGAGTTTAATTACACAAGGAATGCAAAGCTGCACTCCCAAAACAGAGTATGCAATCTAGATTCCAAGTTGTACAAGTACagctgtgtatgtatgtgtagaATTTCAGGTAGCTGTCCTACAGATTTATAAAACGGAATCATTATGAAACTATGTCACTGATGTGCAATAGAGTAAGCCCCAAGACCCTAAGGTACTGTCATCCTGGCTAATCAGGTCTCAGAACACAAACTAGTCCTCTTTGACAGATGTATGGATATGCAAATAAAAGACTCTTGATATCTAGGGTATGCCATCTAACTTCTTGTGAATAGGAATAAGGTCTGAAGAATACCAGGATATGAGTGGTCTAATTCAGATGGAAGCCTGGATCCAACTTTTGCTATATATTTGGGATGAATATGTAGGACACATTTTGTCTCTATAGACTAGAACGAAGGTTGGGGGATCAACTATTCAAGCCTGCAATCAATAACTCTTCTTGTAGATGTTATTACGGTTACAAGGCTGTCTTTGGTGACCGGTAAGGACTCAAAGGGCAAGTCATTAGTTTTGTCACCCCCAGATTTAGATTCCACATTCAGCGAGTTCACTGTTTGGTGGGGATACATTTACCAAACCTCTAGGGAATCTGATGACACACAGTGAGATGACTGAAGACAGTGGAACTGTCAGCTGAATAACAGTATGCTGAAGATGGCCCATAGTCCTTCAACCTCTTCTTGCCTTCAGTTAAGTTCAGCAAGTAATCCAAGATAGATACAATGGAGGCAAAGCGTGGAGACAGGTTCTTTTCCACTACCCATATGCAAAACCTCTTCCACTTCTGAGAAAGATCTTTCAACACAGAAGTCCAGTCCAATAGAAATGCATCCATGATTAAGTTTCTGTCTCTGTGCGGGAACAAaaccaccagcacttttcattGCTGACCACTGAGGGACAGCTCCACTTCTTGATCAGTATGTTAACTATGGTCCATTTTGAAGACTACTCATGATAGCATTGTAGGCTGATTTAAGattggaaaagaaaatgtgttacaGACAATCAAAGAAAGATACATGGGTGAGCTGGATACCATTCTCATGGGACCGTGGCGTCTCAGAAGAGTAGCTAGGGGGAAAATACCTCCCTGCTCATTGATACAGAATACTGCTATTGTGTTGTCAACATTGGGGGACTACACAAACCTTGATCAATGGCAGAAAAGACTTTAGGTCACACCCTCTGGCATGTGGAGCTTGGCTTCTCACATATTCCAGACTATCAGATTCTGGTAATGGACCTCCAACCCAAATTAGATTAATCTACAATGACTACTATGGATAGAGATAGAGAATCAAAGGGGATTCCCTTTAGTATATTGGTGGAGGGAAAGTGACTTTCAGAGTAGTATTCACAAGTGCTCCcatgaaaatgtaggaaaagcaTAAAACACTTTGAATTTGATCATAAAAATCAAGACTTTTGACTAGATAATTTCTtttcatatttaaacaaaaaactccaTATTTAAAAGTTATCCAAAACTGCTGCAGGATTTGCACCACAGTGTCACAAATCATAGGGAACTAGCTGCAGAATTTAGATCTTGCTTGTCAGAGTATACAGGACCTTGCCTGTGTGAAAATATAGAGGCAATAATATTTCATTCATAAATGAACACCAAGAGTCACTCATCTGATCACAGAACAGCACAGGAAGTAGACATAAGCTCTAACTTGCAGCTGTTTAGAAGTTTTTGGACAGAACTACGTCAAAATTTTTTCATTCTGACCCATTTTTCAGTCCTCTCCTACCCTCCCCACTCTCAGGCCAACCACATGACTACAAGGCAAAGTATTTTGATGGCAataatttaccttttaaaaaacaggaaggGAGGAAATTTGGGAACCAGGTAGAAAGAgcactggggagggagagataATTAAAGTGGGCCTATTACATAAGGGCATCTGCAACTGAGTCCTTGCACCCTAAAGTGGCAGGCTGAACAGTATGAGGGACAGGAAaccatgggggggaagggggagagaaggtAAGAGTTTTTCCATCATTAATATAGGAAATTATGTGACAGAATAGAGAAGATGCCATGTCTAGCCTTCAGCAGTGTCAGATTCTGAACAACCTTCCTCTCCCCCTTGCCACCCACAGAAAGGGTATTTCAGATACTCATCCCAGCAATGAAGTGCAAAAAGGGAACAAACAATGCCAGTGCAGGGTGCTCCCTACCTCTGGAAAATCTCTTGCAGTGTTTCCCGGGTGAAGGCGTTGCTGTCCTGGAAGACATTATTGAGGGCATGGAGAGCACACAGCTCCCTACGCTGTTTCTCATGGTAAATACGCAGTGGTGCCAGCTGTGGTGGCTCAGGAGACTCAGATTTGGTTTTGTCACCTTTCCATGGCACGCAACTCATTTTTTCTTCCGGTAGTTGTGGGGAAGATGGTGAGAAACAGAGGAGTCTTAAATTTCTCCCCTGCTCCACAATCAAAACAAGAGCCCACTGATCCCTTCTTTTATAGGCAAATCCTGCTTCCAGCTGGCAAGCCCTTCTCTTGTGCTTCAGTTTGTTTAGTAATTTCTTGCTTGGAAAAATCACGTAGGGATCTGTAACATTTtttcccacccccctcctcccccaccccataaaaAGTTGCTGTTGGGGTATTTCCTTCCCTCTGTCTCCTCTCCAAAAATATCAATATAAGATTTAAATCCGCTTAGCATCAGGATACCAGCTGGAATTTATCACATCGCTCCTTTTCTTCCATCTCCTTTGGTCCGGAGTGCCGCTAAAAAGGATCCAGAGCAGGCTGGGAAGAAATGCCCACCCCCACGAAGCCAAACTCGGTAAGATGAGGCCAGTCTCAGAGGCCCTTTGCAGGAGCCTTGGGGGGCCTCTCAGCTGCCCTTCTCCATCCCTTTGGGAGTGGCTGTGTCCTGAAAAGCAGATGCCAACGGCTGGGGAGGGAAGCGGCCTCTCGCAAGGCGTGAGCTCCTCGCCAAGTCCTGCCACGCTCCTGAGCAAGGAAGAGAAGCCTCGATTAGCCCGTCAGAAAAAGCAGTGGCACAAAGCGCATCGGGCCCGGGCAGGTTCCCGCGGGGCTCCGGGCGGGCGGGGAGCCCGCTCGAGGCATTTCTACCCCGGCCCCCCTCGGAAAGCAGCGGGAGcaggcagcccccacccccaggtgccAAGTGCCAGAGCGCGCGCGCGGCCCTGAGGCACCGTGTGGCCGGGGAGCGCTCGccccgcgcgggggggggggggggggaggggggcagcagcagttgggaggggcgggggggttccCCGCAtgaggggggagcccggggccgggCGGCTCCCCAGGGCGGGGGCTGGTCCCGGTCGGGACATGCAGCGGCCGCGGTGTCCCCCTCCCGGGGAGACCCCTACTCACCGCTTGCCAGCCCCGACCTCCCTGGCTCAACCGCCACCCCCGGCTGTCCCCGCGCACGCGCGCGGCCAACCCGCCCCACGTACGGCGCGTGCTCTGTCTCCGCCTCGCACACGCTTACGTAGCCTGAACGCTCCGGGCGCAGTTCCACGCGAGTGATGACGTCACTGCCAGCGGTTCGCCCCCTGTGGGGCCGCTGTGCCGCGTGCGGACCTGACTCCCCGCGGCCAGGGAGCACGAGCCTGCAGCCTGGCCGTGGGTTAGTCACGTCACCCGCTGCATCAGCCGGTGTTGCTTGGTGCCCTGCTAGAGTAGCGACCCTGCAGGCCGCCGTGTATGGACCGTACGGACCGCCGTGGATTACGCGCCCCTTGTATTGGCCTGTGCCGCCTGCACAGTGCCTTGCCCTGCACAGATTTTGAGCTGCAGCCCGGGCAGGAGTCAGACTCTCAGCACCACTATTTAACAGCTCCCGtaggcagggccggattaactttttATGGGCCCGgctccaaacatatttgtgggccccccgGGGAATGATTATAAAAGGGGCCGGGGGCAAAAGCACACTGGGGCgggagctagggttggtccctggagcaagggagtgGCCAGGGGTAAACTGCGAgcgcagcagggctggtgagggggTAAACaatccccgcccctgcccacatagagcggGTACCTACTTTcttcctggttctagcccattctcttcatctctctctgtaCTGAGCTGTCCTTCCTccagtgtgacaaagtgggaatgttcttaatgttttctctgaatactgtgtgggtgcctcagtttccccatgcatttcttaagtatctaggtggtgggataagtgTGTGTAATTGTTGCAAAGACCCTaggctgtctgcacagagaatggctgacaccctgtctcctggcaactgatggcctgggcctcccctgcaaggtgccaaccgaaggtgttggagaacaaagagatcaggtggcctcctggacCCCGGGAAGAGACAAAGgacagaggaggagctggagggggttgCAGTTTGGAGCTGGCGGTAGCCATGCATGGTGTTTTGGGTTTGCACAGAGCCTACAGCCTATGCATGGGTCAGAGACTCCCTTGCTCTAGCTCCCAAAGTCTTCACACTGTTCTGGGATAGCATCCATTGGAGACCCAAAGCAGTAATATTTTGTGAGGCCCCCCATACACAATGCCATAATAAAAAGTGAATGGGGGGCTCCCTTTTGCTGCTTGGGGGCCTCAGCAATTGCTTAGTCTACTTATGCCTAGTGCCAGCTCTGGATTGCATAGATTTTGCAGCTTTCTAACTCTGACCctttttgtttcttccttttgCACACTTCTCCATTTTTCATATGTGATGTAACTAACACACAATAACAGTAATACTTTTTACTGTGGTGATGAACCATGAAGAAGAGTGTGAGTAATTTGTTGTTGCTGGActgcagttttttttatttatgaattaAACCAGTGTCTGGAATGTTGAGAGCATAATGCTGGCAGGGAGCTGTTATCTGGATGACATGCTTAACCCTTTGGATACCTCTGGATTTACCATGGGAACATTTTAAGATGACAAATACACAATCTGCATACATGGCTCAACTCTAACCTGGAGTTACTTCTGTGGGGTGTGACAGAAGTTTGGTTTCCATAGGGTTATACAAGATCAGATCCAGTGATTCATCTAGTTCGATATCCTGTTAATGACATTACAATCTGGGAGCATTATAATTCTGTTGGCAAGTTAATGATAGAAGGTAAGGGTGGTGTCATCTGAtttgtaaaaatctacagaatcattaTTTCAATGGTGCCACCCTCTGCAGCATAGCAAAGGGGACTCAATCCCTGCCTCCACCACACATTCCCAGCTTCAGACCCTCTGGGTAGAGGAAATGTTGATATAATGTGATTGGAAGTAGGTTGAGTTGGGTATAATTTTGAAAGCCCTTTCTCCCATGAACATAATGGTACCAAATGTGACAAACCCAGAACAATCATGTACATATATATttgagaaaaagtttaaaaaacagtgtTTTTTAATTATACTTTAACACAAGTATGTCATACATGCAGCCCTCACATAATTAAACTATGACCATCAACTGACAGTGCTGTGTTATTAGTTAATTCTCCGAATATGATagctgattaatttttttaatgttacagattACTATGCATGGAAGGAGTCCTTCAACTTGATTTGCCGTCATCAGTAAAAAAGAAGAGGTTCTGTGGTATTGATTATCAGCTCTGTTTGTTACACCAAAAGAGTTGTAATGAGGCACTGGTTATGATGTCCGCATGCAGCCAGAAGTTACTGGAATCCATCCACAAACGGTATGTACAAAGTTACATAACGTATATTACATAacataataaaaggagtacttgtggcaccttagagactaacaaatttatttgagcataaggttttgtgagctacagctcacttcatcgcatgcaacATAATGATAATCCCAAAGTAATACAAAATCTGTGTTTTTACTTTGGTCTTGATCATTTTTAGGCATCAATGGAGAGACAAAGAGTACTGACTAGTAAATGAATCTTTGGAGAATACTAGCGTGGAGGACCTGGTTAAACACAATGCTTGGGGCTGTAATTAATGCATCCAAACACTGAATTGACAAGGTTGGAGAAGAAGTACATTGAGCACCAGGAAAAAGTTGAAGATGCTGGGACAAGTGCCAGCTGTGGGTGAGTCTTTGCAGCTCTTTAGTCAATCTGTTAGGACTGCTAATTGGAATTTGCACCTCACAGTGCTAAAAGACTTAGCCCTgctctacactatggggttaggtcgaatgTAGCTGCTTTAGgccgatttaaaaatgactgcatccacacaaccaacactgttccatcgacctaaagggctcttaaaatcgacttctgtagtCCTGCCCAACGAgcggagtagcgctaaaatcgaccttgctgggttgaatttggggtcgTGTGGACGCAaatcaacggtattggcctcgaggagctatcccagagtgctctattgtgaatgctctggacagcattttgaactccgatgcactagccaggtacacaggaaaagcccccgggaacttttgaatttcattttctgtttggtcagcatggcgaactcagcggcacaggtgaccatgcagtccccccagagtCGTAGAGTgtagaatgtttctatgctccccctatcctCTCCGTCCCTGatgttatcgcagattagaaggcaaaaaaacgaactcgcgatgacatgttttccgagctcatgcagtcctcctgcactgatagggcacagcttaatgcatggaggcattcagtggcagaggacaggaaagaattaagtgagcgcgaagagcggaggcaggacgcaatgctgaggctaatgggggagcaaatggacatgatgaagcgtctgttgggggagcaaacagacatgatgaagcaaatgttggagctgcaggaaagccaacaagagcacagaccccagctgcatccactgtataactgcctaccctgctccccatgttccatagcttcctcacccagacgctCAAGAACGCAGGGTGGGGAGGTTCCAGGCACCCagtcactccactccagaggatggcccaagcaacagaaggctgtcattgaaacagtttgatttttagtgtggctacaataagcaatgtagccttgtccttccctcttcccccaccccacccgggctatcTTGTCCAttgtctcatttttttttaattcataaagaaagaatgcatgatttcaaaacaatagttactttatttcaaaggggggagggtgattggcttacagggaattaaaatcaacaaagggggtgggtttgcatcaaggagaaacacacacaactgtcacactgaagcctggccaatcatgaaactggttttcaaagactctctgatgcgcagcgcgccttggtatgctcttctaatcgccttGGTGTCTGGCAGCTCAAAATTGgacaccaggcgatttgcctcaagctctaaccccaccataaacgtctctcccttactctcacagatattatggcaCACAcggcaagcagcaataacagtaGGAATGTTGgctgcgctgaggtctgaccaactgtgccagcgagcttttaaaaatccaaaggcaccttctaccaccattctgcgcttgctcagcctatagttgaactgctccttactactttccaggtttcatgagccataggagcaaggggtaggctggggtaggtgtgaCTGCGcggtgctgccagctgggagagcagcctgaggcagaagcctccagcaagcaggagagcagagttgcaacgGAAGTGGTGGAGCCGTACTCCATGCCCTGGAGGTTGCTaggagctgggcagggaagaCATTCCCAGAACCCCTGACCAAGCTACATGTCCGACGAGGACAGCTAGCactcctactgcaccatctgctttgaaggcacccaggagctgctgctgtgtagcaatgccagctgctgcaggtgcttctgTGTTGAATGCTTGGAGGTCCTGGTAGGGAAAGGTACCTCAGCCACAGCAAAAGagcaagagccctggagctgttaCATGTGACAACCACAGAAGTGCTATGGGGTATTACAGCGTCAACCAGACTGGAATGGACGACTGCAAGACTTCTTCACCAGCGgcaaaggacaggaatatgatgcacctaaaatctaaaaaggcctgcacatttcccagagtcactattcTTGATAACAAAACGttaatgattgcgttggctacttggatcacagcagcccccacagtagacttgcccacaacagcaacagtgacagtgagctgagagGGCTTTATGCTTGCTATGGAATGGCGtttgcacaggtaacccaggaaaaaaggtgtgcaACAAtgatctgccattgctttcacggagggaggggcaactgacgacacgtacccaaaaccacccacgacaatgtttttgccccatcaggcattgggagcttaacccagaatgggaactgtgggatagctacccacagtgcaccgctccataagtcgatgctagccacagtagtgaggacgcactccgccgacttaatgcacttagtgtggacatacacaatcgactgtataaaattgaattctaaaaatcgacttctttAAAACtgatctaatttcatagtgtagacatacccttaatgaaATACTTTCTTGCTTCAGATTTACCCAACTGTTCTGCACTGATTGCCTAGTACCTTGCTGAAATAAGAGGTGTAGAAAAGTCTGGCCCTGACATATGGAGGAATttcaaaaaggaaattaggttgttaAAAGGTCACTAGTTCCCTTCTGTGctgttggaattattaataatattagaaATTATTAATATGGGAGAGTACCAGACACCAGTTTGACCATAAATTTGGCCCAGTGGTCTTTTATACAATTGCTGTAAGCATGCctactaatttaaaaataagcatttacTACACCCAGTACAGTAACaaatttactcctggggaaattctgctccACTGCGCACATGCAGAATTcgtgtcccctgcagatttttttcccttgcagaaaatacattctgccaggGAGGTGTTGCAAttacacctttcacccaccaggagctgctgtgatgccagaagagagggcagccagCTCAGGGTTGGAGCAGCCAGCCAtagagagggagggggcagtgtctgccttcctcacagcaccttGCCCTTGGGGCCAGGTGAGGAAGCACAGAATATGGTGGGGATAGACAGAGCGGGGCACATGGGGATGCTGGAGGGTCATATAGTCTGGGGTTCAGAAAGGCTAGTGAGAGGGACAGATTGGGGCAGGAGCACAGGAGCTAGTGAGGTGacagccaggggctgaatgggagtgggggtgcagggacacagggGAACCAGGgagtgcaaggacacatggggacagaagGGAGGAAAGTGtctgagtggggatggaggggggtgggagtggctgagtgggaatgcagggacacatggggatagggggaggggaggtgcagggatacatagggacaggggaagaggagtggctgagtgggggtgcagggacacggggagggaggtgcagggacacatggggggaGTAGGGACATATGGGGACGAGGGGCACGCAGGGACATGTCGGGATggggggcagatgtgcctgattgaatgagagaggctaggggtcagccagggtctatgtgggggaagctccctaacaatccctccccccgccccccaaaaaacttGTTTCATATTTCTCCCACCTGCACCCAACAACCGTACAGATTCACTcctaggctccttcccagcaattacttccctctccctcagctcctttgttacccctgacttccccaagcctttgcactgcttctgggggATGcaggaaatacggttctgtattgtagtttaaatgcaTTATTgttcaaagttctgtattaatatgcctagtaaggaatttCTTTGTCaagaaacatttcctgaatcttttttgttgcctgtattgttacagccatacttgctgacaggtattttgaaataaattaccaaaataattaaatctggcttgattatattgtgttattttgacaaacaaaatatgcagaattttaaaatattgtgtgcagaatttttaattgtttggtgcagaattcccccaggagtaaacaaAGTATTCATAAGCAGCTGATTGGTATACTTACAAGTAGGCCAGACCTACGGGGAACCATCTCATCCTGGCATGCTCCAGCATACATacaatattaggattggaagggacctcaggaggtcatctagtccaaccccctgctcaaagcaggaccaatccccaagtttactccagatccctaaatggccccctcaaggattgaactcacaaccctgggtttagcaggccaatgctcaaaccactgagctaacccTCCCCCCAATGATCAGGTAGGGTCTGACAAAGAACCCTCAAAATCACAACTCTtttatatagggtgaccagatagaaagtgtgaaaaatcaggacagggcgTGAagagtaataggcacctatgtaagaaAACGTCCCAAAtatcgagactgtccctataaaatcgggacatctggtcaccctacttttatACCCTTTAACTAACAAATGATGTCAGAGCCAATTACCACTTTAGCTAACAAATCAATTCAAAACAGTTCCCCTCTCTATTTCCAAGTTTAATTTAGATAAGTTTTACTATCGCTTTTCTCCTCAAGgtcttttctccttttctcttccccttctgccCAACAGCTTTTCTGTCACACCTGGGTTCCCATAGGTTTTACTTTTAAGATAACACTGATGTGTGTGGTGAGAATGTCCATGTTGGTTCCTTTCACAGGCGCCAGCTTCCTCCTGGCCCCG
Proteins encoded in this window:
- the JOSD1 gene encoding josephin-1 isoform X2, coding for MGYRLSPNTMVTPHKKSMLGNGNYDVNVIMAALQTKGYEAVWWDKRRDVNVIALSNVMGFIMNLPSSLCWGPLKLPLKRQHWICVREVGGTYYNLDSKLKMPEWIGGESELRKFLKHQLRGKNCELLLVVPEEVEAHQSWRADM
- the JOSD1 gene encoding josephin-1 isoform X1; the protein is MGWGRRGVGKNVTDPYVIFPSKKLLNKLKHKRRACQLEAGFAYKRRDQWALVLIVEQGRNLRLLCFSPSSPQLPEEKMSCVPWKGDKTKSESPEPPQLAPLRIYHEKQRRELCALHALNNVFQDSNAFTRETLQEIFQRLSPNTMVTPHKKSMLGNGNYDVNVIMAALQTKGYEAVWWDKRRDVNVIALSNVMGFIMNLPSSLCWGPLKLPLKRQHWICVREVGGTYYNLDSKLKMPEWIGGESELRKFLKHQLRGKNCELLLVVPEEVEAHQSWRADM